Proteins from a genomic interval of Anatilimnocola floriformis:
- a CDS encoding DUF1559 family PulG-like putative transporter — MIRAKQRASAFTVVELLVVIAIIGTLVGLILPAVGMVRAAARKTQCATYMKQFGVAEQNFETSAGYMSASRGWPANANISRPAADLSASATNNNAQSWVSPLLPHLEQVALYERLETASGNLAANFFDNDRIPVVYCPSDISDMSAANRSSYVANGGRFNGQPSGNNPLDWQANGCLDDRLKGMGQTFQIFQGPQGMSKAELVRGDGASNTLLFLENSDVMGWNKAHNERDVAVVWDTSNPPTNTNGLNQLRRKTGDSFTNMHARPSSFHANGFNVTFADGTVKFLAEAIDYGVYCQLMTSNSRNLKEPSTNNASSVSLPVLTQSSY, encoded by the coding sequence ATGATTCGTGCGAAACAAAGAGCCTCCGCGTTTACTGTCGTCGAACTGCTGGTGGTGATCGCCATCATCGGCACACTCGTCGGCTTGATCTTGCCCGCGGTCGGCATGGTCCGTGCTGCCGCCCGCAAGACTCAGTGCGCGACTTACATGAAACAGTTCGGCGTAGCCGAACAGAACTTCGAGACTTCGGCAGGCTATATGTCGGCCTCGCGCGGCTGGCCGGCGAACGCAAATATTTCGCGGCCCGCTGCCGATCTCTCGGCCAGCGCCACGAACAACAACGCTCAGAGCTGGGTCTCGCCGCTCCTGCCCCACCTTGAGCAAGTCGCTCTCTACGAACGGCTCGAAACCGCCAGCGGCAATCTGGCGGCGAACTTCTTCGACAACGATCGCATTCCCGTCGTGTATTGCCCGAGCGACATCTCGGACATGAGCGCCGCCAATCGCAGTTCATACGTCGCCAACGGCGGGCGGTTCAATGGCCAACCCAGCGGCAATAACCCACTCGACTGGCAAGCCAACGGCTGCCTCGATGATCGCCTGAAGGGAATGGGACAAACGTTTCAGATTTTCCAAGGTCCACAGGGGATGAGCAAAGCCGAACTCGTCCGCGGCGACGGTGCGAGCAACACGTTGCTGTTCCTTGAGAACTCCGACGTGATGGGCTGGAACAAAGCCCACAACGAGCGCGATGTTGCCGTGGTGTGGGATACGTCGAATCCACCTACGAACACCAACGGCCTCAATCAACTTCGTCGCAAGACCGGCGATTCCTTCACCAACATGCATGCCCGTCCAAGCAGCTTTCACGCGAATGGCTTTAACGTGACGTTTGCCGATGGCACGGTGAAGTTTCTCGCCGAAGCAATCGACTATGGCGTGTATTGCCAGCTGATGACCTCGAACTCGCGCAATCTGAAAGAGCCCTCGACGAACAACGCCTCGTCGGTCTCGTTGCCCGTGCTCACGCAGAGTTCGTACTAA
- a CDS encoding SBBP repeat-containing protein, with amino-acid sequence MSQVLNPFRSRRPPRRFRPLRFELFELRSLLAGEFGGSFAFGSDNSVSDSVGKRVAADSAGNTYLAGSFTGTVDFDDGPGTRLLTSTGSLDGFVAKYDPSGVLLWVKNWGGVDNDEVDGLAVDGSGNVVITGEFSRTADFDPGPGRAERTSQGLADNYVLKLDAAGNFLWVNAWGNAEVDNVEAAQVDAAGNIYVLSDFAGKVDFDPGPATAIATTNPGFHDVAVSRFDSHGTLTRLNLIHGNSYTYPGALAVGPAGDIAFSGSYYGTVDLDPGAGVSEQTSTGFDAIAFIVRLNPQGDFAYGVSAGKGYAAFQTGLQSGLALDATGNLYAVGAFEEQLDVDFGPGTSLRTAVGTSDAVVLKLNTTGGLVFAATFGGVGATAAQSVAITPTGDIVVAGRFETNADLDPGPGSWNVSSSLWGVNSFFLVRLSSNGIFDHAEILEVQNYAIEAIAVATDGSGNVVVSSQFGGTMDLNPLGAQNLRTALGYGDAFVVKMAASGSGLFAHAFGSPFSGQDEGDAIAVDAAGNVYVAGLFSRTVDFDVGPNEVRLTATGGDNSRPDVFVAKYGPNRELIWARGFGGIQQEYVNSLAVDASGNVYVTGMIFGTADLDPGPGQVLRGAGVDHDPFLVKLDSAGNFVAATTLRNGSTGEVAIDSLGNVYWTGTFRGTADFDPGPGVVSRTATGDYDAFVVKYSPTFVPTLVINWPTLEDIDTNGLAVDGNGNIYVAGDFRGTVDFDPSAAQLSRTSAGETDGFVAKFSPTGGLMYAAVFAGVGWTVSDDLVVDANGAVYVVGEMAGTVDFDPGPGTAARTAAGFRDQFVVKLDAAGAFSWANTLRASGAPVSLALSNDGFIYFTGRSSSQTDFDPGGGVQNRASGAYVARWKTSGAFDYVQTFEGSGMAAGITTIQNIALDALGDVWVTGSFSGEVDFDPGESRNAEFISGVNVGDAFVARLVNTAAGTLSAEFDSFGNLIIADQFGAYNRFVIDVTETTVSILDATEQFYLAPAVATLNTDRRQLTIPLSEIRGSLIIDGLDGEDTFYPLTLDGMLSLQLNGGSGSDIFGIAPIRFVPSRQTAVRIDGGADTDELFLDITSLAETTPAIMVSSGSLTAAGYANFTVLNADQQDLLTIDGPVTTSNDTVVVQGTWRNDAAFVARPNPSDDYQIRVNGLRTTTAAASRVLFFGGEGNDLAYINGLPIVAALNGDGGDDLLVGGAADDQLLGGNGNDRLLGRGGNDYLNAGNGDWSYVVGDTGNDRLYGGEGQDTLLGGDGDDVLDGQAGADQLAGGNGRDVLIGGNGGDQLSGDAGNDLLVGAAMNLGASTARLDQYDSALLAILSNWIAARPATGVLTPSVVSDDPAVDTILGGAGDDDFYASSEDLTPDFQAAGMGVDRRY; translated from the coding sequence GTGAGCCAGGTACTAAATCCGTTTCGCTCTCGACGTCCGCCGCGACGTTTTCGGCCTCTTCGTTTTGAACTGTTCGAGCTCCGCAGTTTGCTCGCCGGCGAGTTTGGCGGGTCATTCGCCTTTGGTTCGGATAACAGCGTTTCTGACAGCGTGGGAAAGCGAGTCGCAGCCGATAGCGCAGGGAATACGTATCTGGCGGGCTCTTTTACCGGGACCGTCGATTTTGACGATGGGCCTGGCACTCGCTTGCTGACGTCGACGGGTTCGCTCGATGGCTTCGTCGCCAAGTACGATCCCAGCGGAGTGCTGTTGTGGGTGAAGAATTGGGGAGGCGTCGATAACGATGAGGTCGATGGGCTGGCCGTCGATGGTTCTGGAAATGTCGTCATCACTGGGGAGTTCAGTCGCACTGCCGATTTCGATCCAGGGCCTGGCCGCGCCGAGCGAACGAGCCAAGGCTTGGCCGATAACTATGTGCTGAAGCTCGATGCCGCAGGGAACTTTCTGTGGGTGAATGCTTGGGGCAACGCCGAAGTGGATAACGTCGAAGCGGCCCAGGTCGACGCCGCAGGGAATATCTACGTGCTCAGCGACTTCGCGGGGAAGGTCGATTTCGATCCGGGACCGGCGACCGCGATCGCTACGACCAACCCTGGCTTTCATGATGTGGCGGTGAGTCGTTTCGATTCGCACGGCACGCTCACGCGCCTCAATCTCATTCACGGAAACTCCTACACCTATCCGGGCGCGCTCGCCGTTGGCCCGGCGGGCGACATTGCTTTCTCTGGTAGTTATTACGGCACGGTTGATCTCGATCCTGGCGCTGGAGTCAGCGAGCAAACCAGCACTGGCTTCGACGCGATCGCGTTTATCGTCCGCCTTAATCCGCAGGGGGACTTTGCCTATGGTGTCTCGGCAGGCAAAGGCTACGCCGCATTCCAGACGGGGCTGCAATCGGGCCTCGCTCTCGATGCCACGGGCAATCTGTATGCAGTGGGAGCATTCGAAGAACAATTGGATGTCGACTTCGGCCCGGGTACTTCGCTGCGCACCGCCGTGGGAACCAGCGATGCGGTGGTGCTCAAATTGAACACGACTGGCGGACTAGTTTTCGCGGCAACTTTCGGCGGCGTGGGAGCCACAGCTGCGCAGTCGGTGGCGATTACTCCAACTGGCGACATTGTGGTTGCCGGTCGGTTCGAGACGAATGCCGATCTTGATCCTGGACCCGGCAGCTGGAATGTGAGTAGCTCGCTATGGGGCGTCAACTCATTCTTCCTTGTGCGTTTGAGTTCCAACGGCATCTTCGATCATGCCGAAATACTGGAAGTTCAAAACTACGCCATCGAAGCCATCGCGGTCGCGACCGATGGCAGTGGGAACGTGGTTGTCTCGAGCCAATTTGGCGGCACGATGGATCTCAATCCGCTGGGAGCTCAAAACCTGCGAACTGCGCTCGGATATGGCGACGCCTTTGTCGTGAAGATGGCCGCGAGTGGCAGTGGATTGTTTGCGCACGCGTTCGGCTCGCCCTTTTCGGGGCAGGACGAAGGAGATGCGATCGCCGTCGACGCGGCTGGCAATGTTTATGTCGCGGGCTTGTTTTCGCGGACGGTCGATTTCGATGTAGGGCCGAACGAAGTTCGCCTCACGGCGACAGGTGGCGACAATTCGCGGCCCGATGTGTTCGTGGCCAAGTATGGCCCGAATCGAGAATTGATTTGGGCCCGCGGCTTTGGCGGCATTCAACAGGAATACGTAAACAGCCTGGCCGTGGATGCGAGCGGCAATGTTTACGTGACGGGGATGATCTTCGGAACGGCCGATTTGGATCCCGGGCCGGGTCAGGTGCTGCGCGGCGCGGGAGTTGATCACGATCCATTCCTCGTGAAGCTCGACTCTGCGGGCAACTTCGTGGCTGCGACGACTTTGCGAAATGGGAGCACTGGCGAAGTTGCGATCGACAGCTTGGGCAATGTTTATTGGACGGGAACATTCCGCGGGACTGCCGATTTCGATCCAGGTCCTGGCGTAGTTTCGCGCACCGCGACTGGCGACTACGACGCGTTTGTCGTGAAGTACTCACCGACGTTTGTGCCGACGCTCGTCATCAACTGGCCGACTCTCGAAGATATCGATACCAACGGCTTGGCCGTGGATGGGAACGGCAATATCTACGTGGCTGGCGATTTTCGTGGCACGGTCGATTTCGACCCGAGCGCCGCTCAATTGTCGCGAACCAGCGCCGGCGAAACGGACGGTTTTGTTGCGAAGTTCAGCCCCACTGGCGGCCTGATGTATGCGGCGGTATTTGCGGGCGTCGGCTGGACGGTGAGTGATGATCTCGTCGTCGATGCGAATGGTGCTGTCTACGTCGTGGGCGAAATGGCGGGCACGGTCGATTTCGATCCAGGCCCCGGAACTGCTGCGCGAACGGCAGCCGGCTTTCGCGATCAGTTCGTTGTCAAACTCGATGCCGCGGGAGCGTTCTCCTGGGCCAACACGTTACGTGCGAGCGGTGCGCCTGTCTCCCTGGCGCTCAGCAACGACGGCTTCATTTATTTCACCGGGAGAAGCTCCAGCCAAACCGATTTCGATCCGGGCGGCGGAGTACAGAATCGAGCCTCAGGTGCTTATGTCGCGCGCTGGAAGACCAGCGGAGCGTTTGACTACGTGCAAACGTTTGAGGGGAGTGGCATGGCCGCTGGTATCACCACGATCCAAAACATCGCGCTCGATGCGCTCGGTGACGTATGGGTCACGGGCAGCTTCAGCGGCGAAGTCGACTTCGATCCGGGCGAGAGTAGGAATGCGGAGTTCATTTCCGGCGTGAACGTGGGCGATGCGTTCGTAGCTCGGCTGGTCAATACAGCGGCAGGAACTTTGTCGGCAGAGTTCGATAGTTTTGGCAATCTGATCATCGCCGATCAGTTCGGCGCGTATAACCGGTTCGTGATTGATGTCACGGAAACAACGGTTTCGATTCTCGATGCCACCGAGCAATTTTATCTGGCTCCGGCAGTCGCCACACTGAACACCGACCGCCGGCAGCTGACGATTCCGCTCTCAGAAATCCGCGGTTCGCTGATCATCGATGGTTTGGATGGCGAGGATACTTTTTACCCGCTCACTCTCGATGGGATGCTTTCGCTACAACTCAACGGCGGCAGCGGTTCTGATATTTTTGGGATCGCACCGATTCGTTTTGTCCCCAGCCGGCAGACTGCAGTGCGAATCGATGGCGGCGCTGATACCGACGAATTATTTCTGGACATCACTTCGCTGGCCGAGACTACGCCGGCCATCATGGTTAGCAGCGGCTCGTTGACCGCGGCGGGCTATGCGAACTTTACGGTGCTCAATGCCGATCAGCAGGACCTTCTCACGATCGATGGACCGGTGACCACGTCCAATGACACCGTGGTGGTGCAAGGGACGTGGCGAAATGATGCAGCGTTCGTTGCCCGACCCAATCCCAGCGATGACTACCAGATCCGCGTCAACGGCTTGCGTACAACCACGGCGGCTGCCTCGCGTGTGTTGTTCTTTGGTGGTGAAGGGAACGATCTGGCCTATATCAACGGGTTGCCGATTGTCGCTGCACTGAATGGCGACGGCGGCGATGATTTGCTCGTCGGCGGGGCTGCGGATGACCAACTGTTGGGTGGCAACGGCAACGATCGACTGCTGGGCCGTGGCGGCAATGACTATTTGAACGCCGGCAACGGCGACTGGAGTTACGTCGTCGGCGATACCGGTAACGATCGGCTGTACGGTGGCGAAGGGCAGGACACCTTGCTCGGCGGCGATGGCGACGATGTGCTCGATGGCCAGGCCGGCGCCGATCAGCTCGCTGGTGGCAACGGTCGCGACGTGCTCATTGGCGGCAACGGCGGCGATCAGCTCAGCGGCGATGCTGGCAACGATTTGCTGGTGGGGGCGGCCATGAATCTTGGCGCGAGTACAGCTCGCTTGGATCAATACGATTCGGCTTTGCTCGCGATTCTTAGCAATTGGATTGCAGCCCGGCCCGCCACCGGCGTCTTGACCCCCTCGGTGGTCAGTGACGATCCTGCGGTTGACACCATTCTGGGTGGCGCTGGCGACGACGATTTCTACGCCAGCAGCGAGGACCTGACGCCGGATTTTCAAGCGGCGGGGATGGGCGTAGACCGGCGGTATTGA
- a CDS encoding DUF1559 family PulG-like putative transporter, whose product MSPAKSRVAFTVVELLVVIAIISTLMGLILAAVIRAKGTALRIQCANYMRQFGMAERNYETAQNFMSASRGWPSNSNITRPTNIDTSATASNSNAQSWVMPLLPHIEQLALYEQIETASGSLPNFDDQRIAIAFCPADISDVNAKNRSSYVVNGGRFNGAPNANWPLDWQANGCLDDRLKGTSDTFEIFSGQRAMSSAELTRGDGASNTLLFLENADVMGWNRADNERDVAVVWEPTSPPTATHNLNQNRRKTGEPFNNSHARPSSQHSGGFNVTFADGTVKFLADAIDYRVYCQLMTSNSRNLKEPATNTASTVVLPSLTASSY is encoded by the coding sequence ATGTCTCCCGCCAAGTCTCGAGTTGCGTTTACGGTGGTCGAATTGCTGGTGGTGATTGCCATCATCAGCACGCTGATGGGCTTGATCTTGGCCGCTGTCATCAGGGCGAAGGGGACTGCCCTAAGAATCCAGTGCGCGAACTACATGCGGCAGTTCGGCATGGCCGAGCGGAATTACGAAACGGCCCAGAATTTTATGTCGGCTTCGCGCGGCTGGCCGTCGAACTCGAACATTACTCGGCCCACAAACATCGATACTTCTGCTACCGCGTCGAATTCCAACGCGCAGAGTTGGGTCATGCCGCTCTTGCCGCATATCGAGCAGCTCGCTCTTTATGAGCAGATTGAAACTGCCAGCGGCAGTCTCCCCAACTTTGATGATCAGCGGATCGCTATCGCTTTCTGCCCAGCCGATATTTCGGACGTCAATGCCAAGAATCGCAGCTCGTACGTCGTAAACGGTGGGCGCTTCAACGGTGCGCCCAATGCCAACTGGCCGCTCGATTGGCAAGCCAACGGCTGCCTCGACGATCGGCTGAAAGGGACGAGCGATACGTTTGAGATCTTTTCTGGTCAACGCGCGATGAGTTCGGCTGAGCTCACCCGTGGCGATGGCGCGAGTAACACGCTGCTGTTTTTGGAAAATGCCGACGTCATGGGCTGGAACCGCGCCGACAACGAACGCGATGTTGCGGTCGTATGGGAACCAACTTCGCCCCCTACGGCCACGCACAATTTGAATCAGAATCGCCGTAAGACCGGCGAGCCGTTCAATAATTCTCACGCCCGGCCGAGCAGTCAACACTCGGGAGGTTTTAACGTGACCTTTGCCGATGGCACGGTAAAATTTCTCGCCGATGCGATCGACTATCGCGTGTATTGCCAATTGATGACTTCGAACTCGCGCAATCTGAAAGAGCCTGCGACGAACACAGCTTCGACTGTCGTTCTTCCCAGCCTCACTGCCAGTTCGTACTAA
- a CDS encoding GGDEF domain-containing protein: protein MSWLALLTSGFAVILAGAGLGYGLAAIKYLAELRAAQRERLDLQQQLKTATVRQAASVARPAPVPTSVVELPTDVPDVVAPPPESPLELVAAGVTAEPPPNSASWQQLIHEAAQRAQSDVLCIVDIDFLRQYRERYGQELGDYVSDHVLRVMQDSLQSLLPDSSTDGSPEGGALISRYEGQEFIIAWPAEAGSAQHRLWAARKMTAKLRADIERAFLQIGAERLTITASLGLALCEPGLAGEHVIGRADEALATAKRSGRNCAYYHTGETCRPVEPIVAETSAEDKDAATKHQARRGKNGGRERRRHERKRCDSINLLAPCSDGLLPSMDKFQRVQFFDISSSGFSMIVPTVPAANQFAVALINSQGMIFLAAEVANIRQAHRPSGVSKPLLIVGCRFLQRLYPHDKSESSSRLPGCDLTSPRLAPA from the coding sequence ATGAGTTGGCTTGCGCTACTAACGAGCGGGTTCGCTGTCATCCTGGCTGGGGCCGGGTTGGGCTACGGCCTGGCCGCGATCAAGTATCTGGCCGAGCTGCGTGCGGCCCAGCGCGAACGACTCGATTTGCAGCAGCAACTGAAAACCGCGACGGTTCGCCAGGCCGCTTCAGTGGCTCGGCCAGCGCCCGTGCCAACATCAGTCGTTGAACTGCCAACCGATGTTCCAGACGTAGTTGCACCGCCGCCGGAATCACCGCTTGAGTTGGTTGCCGCGGGAGTGACAGCCGAGCCGCCGCCGAATTCCGCCTCCTGGCAGCAACTCATTCACGAAGCAGCCCAGCGTGCGCAGTCGGATGTGTTGTGCATTGTCGATATTGATTTTCTGCGACAGTACCGCGAGCGGTATGGTCAAGAGCTGGGCGACTACGTCAGCGATCACGTGCTGCGCGTGATGCAGGATTCCCTGCAAAGCTTGTTACCGGATTCGTCGACCGATGGATCGCCTGAAGGTGGCGCGCTCATCTCGCGCTACGAAGGGCAGGAGTTCATCATCGCCTGGCCTGCCGAAGCAGGTTCTGCGCAGCACCGCCTGTGGGCCGCGCGAAAGATGACCGCCAAGCTGCGGGCCGATATCGAGCGGGCCTTTTTGCAGATCGGCGCCGAACGTCTCACCATCACTGCCAGTCTCGGCCTGGCTTTGTGCGAACCGGGCCTGGCCGGTGAACACGTCATCGGCCGCGCCGACGAAGCTCTTGCGACCGCGAAGCGATCAGGACGCAACTGCGCCTATTATCACACGGGCGAAACCTGCCGACCGGTGGAACCGATCGTGGCCGAAACCTCGGCCGAAGACAAAGATGCCGCCACCAAACATCAGGCTCGCCGCGGCAAAAACGGCGGCCGCGAACGTCGCCGCCATGAACGGAAACGCTGCGACAGTATCAACCTGCTCGCTCCCTGCAGCGACGGCCTGTTGCCGTCGATGGACAAGTTTCAGCGGGTGCAGTTCTTCGATATTTCGAGCAGCGGCTTTTCGATGATCGTGCCCACGGTTCCCGCCGCCAATCAATTTGCGGTCGCCCTAATCAATAGCCAGGGCATGATCTTTCTCGCTGCCGAAGTCGCCAACATCCGCCAGGCCCACCGCCCCAGCGGCGTGTCCAAACCGCTGCTCATCGTCGGATGCCGCTTCCTGCAGCGGTTATATCCACACGACAAAAGCGAATCGTCTTCGCGGCTTCCGGGGTGCGACCTCACCAGCCCTCGGCTGGCCCCCGCCTAG